GAGGCCGCGGACGCCGGCCCCCACCACACCTACGCCTCCCTGTACGCGGGCGGCGCCCGGCTGCACCGCGCCGACGCCTTCGAGAAGGCCTGGCGGGAGACCCGCCCCGAGGACCCGCTGACCGTCGTCTACACCTCGGGCACCACCGGCGACCCCAAGGGGGTCCGGCTCACCCACCGCAACATCGTGCTCCAGGCCGTGCGCCTGGACGGCAACGTGGACCTGCCCGAACACGCCGAGCACATCTGTTACCTCCCCTTCGCGCACATCGCCGAACGCGTCCTCGGCATCTACCTCCCCCTCCTGCGCGCCGCGCACGTGCGGCTCTGCGCCGACCCCACCGCCGTCGCCGCGGCCGTGCGCGAGCTGCGCCCCGTGCAGTTCTTCGGGGTGCCCCGGGTGTGGGAGAAGCTCGCCGCCTCCGTACGGGCCGTCCTCGCACAGCTCCCCGAGGAGCAGCGCCGCGCCATCGAGGCCGCCAACGACCTGGCCCGGGAGCGCGCCGGCCACCGCGAGCGCGGCGAGGAGGTACCGGCGGCGCTCGAAGCCTCGTACGCCGCCGCCAAGGAACGGGTCCTGGACCCGCTGCTGGGGATGGCCGGGATGGACCGGCTCGTCTGGACGGCCAGCGCCACCGCACCGATGCCGATCGACGTCGTCCGCTTCTGGGCCGGCTGGGGCATCACCATCATGGACGCCTGGGGACTCACCGAGACCGCCGGCGTGTGCACCGTCAACCGCCCGGACCACTTCCGGCTCGGCTCCGTCGGCCGTCCGATCGACGGCCTGGAACTCAGGCTCGCCGAGGACGGCGAGATCCTCACCCGCGGCGCCACGGTCTTCGACGGCTACCTGCGGCCCGACGGGACGGTGGAGAGCGCCGCCGACCCCGAGGGCTGGTTCCCGACGGGGGACATCGGCCGGCTCGACGAGGACGGGTTCCTCTGGCTGACCGACCGCAAGAAGGAACTGATCATCACCTCGAACGGCAAGAACGTATCGCCCGCCCTGGTGGAGAACACCGTCAAGGAGCACCCGCTGATCGGCCAGGCCCTGGTCCACGGCGACGGCCGCTCCTACCTGGTCGCCCTGCTGGTCCTGGACCCCGAACTGACACCCGTATGGGCGGCGGCCCGGGGCATCGAGGCCCCCACGCTCGGCGCGCTCGCCGAGCACCCCGCCGTCGTCGAGGAGATCGCCCGCGCGGTGACGGCGGCCAACGCCCGGCTCAACCGCACCGAGCAGATCAAGCGCTACCGGCTGCTGACCGGGGAGTGGGGCCCCGAGACCGGGGAGCTCACGCCCTCCCTGAAACTGCGCCGCCGGGTGATCCGCGAGAAGTACGGAGAGCTGATCGAGGGGCTGTACGAGGCCCCGTACGACACGCCCTGACCCGTACGGCCCGGCCCTGACCGGTGGGCGACCCCGCGCCCACGCCCACCGGACAGGGCGGGGATCGCCGGCCGGGGCCGCGGTCAGCGGCGGACCAACCGCCGCGGTTCGTCCAGCCACGCACGTTGGCCGTCGCCGTCCACGGTCACGCCGAAGCGAGTGATGTGCGGCCGGCCGCTGACCTCGTACCAGGTGTACGCCGCTGTCACCTCGGCCCACAGATCGCGCGGCCCCCACGAGGTGACCGCGTCGTCCTCCCACCAGTCGCCGTACCGGACGATGGTGGCCGACGTGCCGGCCTCGTCGACGAACTGGACCCGCCGCTCGTCGTCGTCGCCGCGGTGCGAGGAGGAGACGTCCGGGACGAGGAGACCCATGGCGAAGTCCTGGAGGTACCCGCCCGTCAAGGCCTGCGCGGGGTCGATCGGGGACCGCCGCCTCGTCGACTCCTCGGGGACGCGGAGGACGACGGCGGGCCGCTCGGAGCGGATCCACATGTACGCGGCCTCGCCGACGAACGCGCCCTGCGCCTTCGTGCCCGTACCGTCCACGCGGAGCCGCAGAAGCCCCGCGTTGCTGTAGGCCGTGCCGAACGGCGTCAGGATCACCCCGTCGGGCTTCGACTGCTCGATCCAGGCGTACGGCACCCGCCGTACGGCCGCCGTGTTGACGACCCGATCGAACGGCTCCCCGCCCGGGGCACCCTTCAGGCCGTCTCCGACGATCAGCTTCGGGTGATACCCGGCCGCCTTCAGGTTGGAGGCACCCGTGCGGGCGAGTACCTCGTCGACCTCGATGGCGACCACCCGGTCCGATCCGACCCGCTCGCACAGCAGGGCCGTGTGATAGCCGGATCCGTATCCGATCTCCAACACCCTTGATCCAGAGTCGAGTTCGAGGTGGCCGAGCTTGCGCATGACGATGTCGAGGGCCGACACGGAAGAGGTGAAATCGCCCGCGGCCGACGCCGGCAGCCGTGCGCCGTCGTCCAACTGCGTGACCACGGACCGGTACGGGTCCCAGACCGCGCGATGCCAGGCCCGCGGATCCTCGTCGCGGTCGACGAACTGCCAGAGCCCCTCGGCGTCCCGCACGGGAAGCCACACGGCCGAGGGGACGAAGGCCTCCCGGTCCACGTTGTCGAAGGCTTGTGCCAGCCAGGGCTCACGCAACAACCCGCCGGTCGCCAGGGCCTCGCGGCAGGTCGCGCGGTTCACTTCTTGTCCGGGGGCGGAGAGGAGGGCTGGGGCGAAGGGCGGCCCCCGTCCGGGCTCGCCGGAGTGGGCGGGGGTGTCCACGGCTTGTCCGCCGGCGGACCGTTGTGCTTGCCCATGTTCTTCTCCCATCGTGGGGCGAAAGGTGCGAGGATGCCCGCCCGGTTGGGCGGGGCTCAGCGGATGCCGAGAAGGATCGCGGCGAGGAGACCGGCGACGATCGCGACGGACACGACCTGCCGCAGCCGCTCCGTCACCGGACCCCGCTCGACCGCCGCATGGCGAGGGCCGCGGCGAGGACGCGTGCGATGCGGGCCAGGTTCCGGGCGTGGTTCCAGTTCGCGTGGTCGGTGTCGCCACCCAGCGGGCCGACGTCGATGAAGTACGTCCACTCGACCAGGGCCGCTCCCACCCGCTCCGTTCGCTGATCGGCGGGCAGCGCCGTCACCGTGGCATGGAGGGTCTGCCCCGCGGTGATCAGATCGTCGACGAGACGGGCCACGCTCACGGCGTCGGGCCGATCCTCGTAGGAGGTCAGGGCCCTCGCGGCGAGTTCCTCGAAGTGCTGCGTGTCGTCGGGTGTCATGGGAGTGCTCCCTACCGTCGTCAGTGGGTGGTAGGACGACGGTAGGGCCGGCACCGGGAGGGCAGGGACACAGATTGTGCCCCCTTGATTACGCAGTCAACACGCCCAACCGGACGGCGAGTTCGGAGGCCCGTCGACGGCGCTGCGGAGACTTCGCCTCCGCCTCTTCCAGGATGATGCGGCGAGCATGCCCGTTGTACTGAATCGTCTCGGGCGCGGCCTCGTGGGCCTGCGCGAGCGTGGCCAGCGCCACGTCAGGCTGGCCGTCAAGGTGGTAGGCGCGTGCCTGCTCGATCCGGTGCCGGGCCCGGCGCGGTCGGGACGGGATTGTCTCCGCCTCCGCGCGAGCAGCCTGCCGTGCCGACTCCCCGCCCGCGTGCAACTCGACGGCCACGGTCACCGCGTGAGCGCCGATGACCGACCGGGAGAAGCTCGTCACGGGGTGGAAGTAGTCGAAGGGTAGGGACTCGGCAAGGGCGCGCGCGCTGTCCCAGTACCTCCATGCCGTGCCCGTCTCGCCCCGGCGCGCGGCAGTGAGGCCGGCCTCGACGGTCAGCGCCCCCGCCACGGCCCGCACGTCCGCACCGGCGTCGGGAAGGAGAGGCGTCAGGTAGCGGAGCGTCTCCAGGGTGACGGCGTCGGCAGCGTCCAGGTGCGTGCTCTCGCGGTGGGCCTGCGTGGTCAGCCACGCGGCGAGACCGATGGCGTGCGGGTCCTCGGAGTCCTGGGCGGCCATCATGCCGCGCTCGGCCACACGCCAGACGAGAGGGGCATCGGGCTGGTAGGCGCAGAAGAACTGTGCAAGGAAGTAGACCTGTGCCAGCGAAGCCTGAGCGGCCTTCCTGTCGGCGACCGTGTCCGCCGCTCGGACCGTGGCCTGCGCGTCCTGGATGAGGTCCGGCAGCAGTGACCCGATGACGTCGCGGTGGTTCGGTGCGGAGTGCCGGGCCTGCCACGCTCGGGACAGGCGGGCGGACAGGTGCTCGGTAGACGGAGCCTCGCGAGTACCACCGAGCTGCAGTGTGTTGAGGGCCTCGCGGACGGCGGCGAACCGCGGGTGTCCGGGCCCGGTGAACAGTGCGATGTGGATGGACTGATCCCCCGTGAGGTCGGAGAGGTTTCCGACACGGAGTACTTCGGCGACGCGAAGGATGATCGGCAGAGCCGGAGTCTTCAGTCGGCCGGTCTCAAGGGCCTTGACCCACGATCCGGACCGGCCGACGAGGCCACCGAGTTGATCGCGGGTGAGCCCACGGCGGTTGCGGAGGATCTGCAGTCTCTGGCCGAAGGCCAACTGTTCGCGGTACGGGTCCGGAGTAGCATCGGTGGACATGGGCCTTGCCCCTCTCCTTGCAGCTCGACACTGACAGGGTAGGGGGCAGGGCAGCTCTCGTGTGATCCGGAATGCGCGAAAGCGCCCTGCCCGCCCGAAGGCGAGAGGGCGCATCGCCGGGCCCTGAATGCGCGGTTGCCGTGAGCCGGAGCCCACACCGCCGGACCGGAGCCTTGGGCCACCGCGCCTAGCGGCCGATCGTCGGGTAGTGGTCCGACAGGTTGGTGTACGTGTACGACGTGCCCCAGCTGGAGACGGTCCAGGGCGCCGACTGCTCCTTCACCACGTTGTTCTCCCAGGCCGCCGGGCGGGCGTTGCCCTTGCGGTAGAGCACGTAGTCCAGGTCCTCGCGGGGGTCCGTCGGGTAGCGGTAGTTCGCGATGGAGTTCTGTGCCGTGTCGAAGGAGTACGGGTGGCCCGTGCGCGAGTCGGCGCCGGCCAGGTCCGCGTCCGCGAGCATCGAGTTGTACTCGGGGGTGTGGGAGTCGACGTTCATGTCGCCCGCGACGATGACCTGTTCGTTCGCCGGAATGTTCTTGCCGTCGAGGAACGCGTCGATGTTCTTGAACTGCCGGCTGCGCATCTGCGCCGCCTCGCCCGCGCCGCACCCCGGGTCGGTGGACTGGGCGTGGGTGCCTATCACGTGCACCCTCGCGCCGTTCACGTTCAGCACGGCGTACGCGAAGCCCTTGTTGGACCACCAGTCGGCGCCGCAGGCGTCCTTGTAGACGACCTGCTCCTTGCGGACGATCGGCCACTTGCTCAGGATCGTGACGCCCCCGTCCTCCGGGGTGGTGGCGGAGTAGGCGCCGCCCGTGGCGTCCCAGCCGCTCTTGCTCCGGCCCACGACCGGGGTCTGGTAGGGGTACCGCGCGGCCGAGTTGGCCTTCAGCGCGTCCGAGGCGCCGTTGTCGAAGGCCTCCTGGAGCACGACCACGTCGTGGCCCTGGTAGAAGGACGCCTTGGGGATCTCCGCCGCCCGGTGGTCCTGGCCCCAGTTCGGGTACAGGTTCTTGCTCATCAGGAACACGTTGTAGGTCAGAACGTCGAGCCGGGGGGTCGCGGCGCTCTCCGCGGCCGTGGCGGCCGGTGCGGTGGTGACGGCCAGCGCGCCGGCGGCGACCGCGGCGACGGCCGTGGCGACGGCGCGACGAGAGCGGGGCGAGATCTGCAGCATGGAGGTCTCCATCATTCCTGCGGGGGAAGATCGACGCCGTCATACAAGCAGCACCAGTTACCTCTGGGTAACACCCATGCAGAGACTTTCTGTCCGGGGGACGGCCGTCCGGTGCTCGCATACTTGTGTCATGAAGCAGACGGACCCCGCATCCCCCATCGGACCGACGGCCGCGCGCCGCCCCGACCCCGAGCCACCCGCGCCCGGCGGAGTGCTGTGGACCATCGCCGGAGACGTCCGCGCGCTGCTCATGCTCCCCGCCGCCTTCATGATGCAGGTCGCCCACCCGGCCATCGGCGCCGGCGTCGACCAGTACTCGGTCTTCCGCACCGACCCCTGGGGGCGGGGCGAACGCTCGCTGCGCTCGGTCCAGCTCTGGGTGTACGGGGGCGACGAGGCCGCCGCCGAGGGCCGTCGGGTGCGCCGCCTCCACAAGGAGATCCAGGGCACCGACACCCGGGGCCGGCGCTACCACTCGCTCGACCCGGCCTGCTACTCCTGGGTCCACGCCACCGGCTTCCCGGTCTACCTGTACGCCGGGCGGTACCTGCTGCGCCGCTTCACCCCCGCCCAGGAGCGGCAGCTCTACCGCGAGTGGCTCCAGGTCGGCCGGATCCTCGGCATCCACGACCGGGACATGCCCCGGACCATCGAGGAGTACTGGGTCTACTACCGCCGGATGCTGGCCGAGGAGATCGAGTCCACCCCGGTCGCCCGCGAACTGGTCGCCACCGACGTGCCCCTGCCCCGCCCCGAGGGCGGCTCGCCGGCGGTCCGGCTCCTGCTGCGCCTGACCTGGCCGCTCCTGCGGACGGTGTTCCTGCGCTTCCGTGCCTTCGTCACCGCCGGCTACATGCCGCCCGAGGCCCGCGCGGCCGTCGGGCTGGAGTGGACCCCGGCCCAGGAGCGCCGGCTGCGACGGTTCAGCACGGCCGTGCGGATCCTCGTACCGCTGCTCCCGGAGCGGCTGCGCTACCTGCCCATCGCCCGGGAGGCCCGGGCACGCCGACGCGCCGGCGCCCACTGAGGGACGCCGGCGCGTGCGGTCGACCGATCCCCGGGGATCGGTCGAGCGGGATCCCCGGGATCGGTCGAGCAGGACCCGGGGACAGCCGGGCCCGGCCCCGGGATCGACGGGATGTGGCTCAGTGGTCGTGGATCGAGTTCGTCGCGGCGATCTTCTTCCAGGACTTCGGCTCCACCGGCTCGACGGCCGGCGCCTTGAGCGAGCGGGCCGACGGGGAGGCGGCGGCCGGCGGGGCGAAGGCCGGCTTGCCGGGGGTGTACAGCCAGGTCTCGAAGAGCTGGGCGAGGGGCTTCTTGGAGATCTTCTCGGCGTAGCGGACGAAGTCCCCGACCTTCGCGTTGCCGTAGGCGCGCTCGGTCGGCCACCCCTTGAGGATCTGGAAGAACTTCTCGTCGCCGATCTCGTTGCGCAGCGCCTGGATGGCGATTGCGCCACGGTCGTACACGGCGCCGTGGAACTGGTTCTCCGCGCCCGGGTCACCCGGCTTGACCTGCCAGAACGGGTCCTCGGCGGCGCGGGAGGCATACGTCCACTCGGCCAGCTCCTGCGCCGTGCCCTCGCCCTCCTTCTCCGACCACAGCCACTGGCTGTACCGGGCGAAGCCCTCGTTGACCCAGATGTCCTTCCAGTTGTCCACGGACACGCTGTCGCCGTACCACTGGTGCGCCAGCTCGTGGACGACCACCGAGACGTTCGAGCCGTTGGCGAACTGCCTCGGGCTGTAGAACGGCCGCGTCTGGGTCTCCAGCGCGAATCCGCTGGGCACGTTCGGGACGTAGCCTCCCAGCGCGTTGAACGGGTACGGGCCGAAGACCCCCTCCAACCACTCCGCGACCTCGCCGGTCCGCTCCACGCTGGCGCGCGCCGCGCCGTCGTTGTCGCCGAGGTCCTTGCTGTACGCGTTCAGGATCGGCAGGCCGCTCGACGTCTTGTCGGTGGTGATGTCGAACTTGCCGATGGCGAGGGTGGCGAGGTAGGTGGCCTGCGGCTTGTTCGAGCGCCAGTTGTAGCGGGTCCAGCCGAGCTTCGACGTCTGCGACTGGAGCACGCCGTTGCTGATGGCCTGGGTGCCGTCCGGGACGTTGACGGACACGTCGAAGGTGGCCTTGTCGAGCGGGTGGTCGTTGCTGGGGAACCACCAGATCGCCGAGTCGGGCTCCTGGGCCGCCACGCCGCCGTCCGGGGTGCGCTGCCACGCCGACCAGCCGTCGACCTTGAACTCCGATGGCTTTCCGGCGTACTTGACGACGACGCTGGCCTGCTTGTTCCGCTGGAGCGGCTGGGCCGGCGTCACCTCCAGCTCCTGGGTGCCGGAGGTGGCGAACTTCGCCTTCACGCCGTTGACCCGGATCTCGCTCACCTTGAGGCCGAAGTCGAGGTTGAAGCGGGACAGGTCCTGGCGGGCCGTCGCCAGGAGGGTGGCGGTGCCCTCCAGGAGGTCCGTCTTCGGCTGGTACTGAAGGCGCAGGTCGTAGTGCGAGATGTCGTACCCGCCGTTGCCGCTCGCCGGGTAGTAGGTGTCGCCGATACCCGCGGCGCCCGGGACGGAACTCGCCGCGGACGCCGGGATCACCAGCAGGAGGGAGGCGGCGAGCACGCTCGGGGCGATGACTTTCCGATGCACGAAGAGCTCCAAGGGGTAGGGGAGACAGTTCCGTTCAGGGGTCTCGTCGTTCGACCGTATTCACGCGCGGTGCCCCACGTCATGTCCATGGCCCCTGCTGTCACATGATCGCCATTCGGCCGTCACAGGTCGTCGATCGCGGACTCCGGCGTGTCGGGTGCCGTCCACCCGGCGGCGTCCACCCGGCGGCGTCCGGCCCGGCTCGGCCCGCTCACCCCGCCGGGGCGGTGCGAGCGCCTCGGCCCGCGGCCCCGCCGGCCCGCCGCGCGAGAAAGTCCGGAAAGGGTCGGGGCGCCACGGGACGGGGGAGCACCCGTGAGGCGGGCGGGGAGGAATCCGGTATCGGGCGCCCCACCCACCACCTTGCGCCATACTAAGCAGTCGGTAATCTGCCGGGTATGACTCTTCCCCCACGCGCCGCCCGACACTGCTGGCATGCGGTGGTCAACCCCTTGCACGCCCTCATCTACTTCTCCCCGGACCTCGCGAAGGAGTTCGCCGCCCTCGGGGTCACCGACCGCGTCGCCGTCAACCTCGCCGGCCGGTCGGCCGCCATGGGCGCCGTCGGCCCCGGCACCGTGACCGCGACCTTCTACAACTACCGCCACGACCTCGTCGCCCGGCACCTGCCCGCCGTCTGGGACACCCTCACCCCCGAGCAGGCCCTCGCCGCCCGGCTCCGCGCCGCCGACTCCACCCTGCGCCGCCTCCTCGGCACCGAGACCATCGAGTCCGCGGAACTCGCGGAGACCGCCGACCTGGCCCTGTACGCCGCCGAGGGCTGCACCCGACACGCGCGCGTCCTGTACTCCGCCCACGCCGACCTGCCCGTCCCCGAGGAACCGCACCTGCGCCTGTGGCACGCGGCGACCCTGCTGCGCGAACACCG
This region of Streptomyces sp. NBC_00513 genomic DNA includes:
- a CDS encoding long-chain fatty acid--CoA ligase, translating into MTTNLRLPGRPEELTLPALLARNAAELGDLPALSWREGPGWKTLDWSEVRREVAVLAAGYAALGVERGEHVLLMMGNRPEHWLTDLALVHLGAVPVTVYGTSAPEQTAHIARHSRARVAVVEGARELARWEPLLADDTVPLERLVVAEAADAGPHHTYASLYAGGARLHRADAFEKAWRETRPEDPLTVVYTSGTTGDPKGVRLTHRNIVLQAVRLDGNVDLPEHAEHICYLPFAHIAERVLGIYLPLLRAAHVRLCADPTAVAAAVRELRPVQFFGVPRVWEKLAASVRAVLAQLPEEQRRAIEAANDLARERAGHRERGEEVPAALEASYAAAKERVLDPLLGMAGMDRLVWTASATAPMPIDVVRFWAGWGITIMDAWGLTETAGVCTVNRPDHFRLGSVGRPIDGLELRLAEDGEILTRGATVFDGYLRPDGTVESAADPEGWFPTGDIGRLDEDGFLWLTDRKKELIITSNGKNVSPALVENTVKEHPLIGQALVHGDGRSYLVALLVLDPELTPVWAAARGIEAPTLGALAEHPAVVEEIARAVTAANARLNRTEQIKRYRLLTGEWGPETGELTPSLKLRRRVIREKYGELIEGLYEAPYDTP
- a CDS encoding protein-L-isoaspartate O-methyltransferase, which codes for MNRATCREALATGGLLREPWLAQAFDNVDREAFVPSAVWLPVRDAEGLWQFVDRDEDPRAWHRAVWDPYRSVVTQLDDGARLPASAAGDFTSSVSALDIVMRKLGHLELDSGSRVLEIGYGSGYHTALLCERVGSDRVVAIEVDEVLARTGASNLKAAGYHPKLIVGDGLKGAPGGEPFDRVVNTAAVRRVPYAWIEQSKPDGVILTPFGTAYSNAGLLRLRVDGTGTKAQGAFVGEAAYMWIRSERPAVVLRVPEESTRRRSPIDPAQALTGGYLQDFAMGLLVPDVSSSHRGDDDERRVQFVDEAGTSATIVRYGDWWEDDAVTSWGPRDLWAEVTAAYTWYEVSGRPHITRFGVTVDGDGQRAWLDEPRRLVRR
- a CDS encoding DUF6415 family natural product biosynthesis protein encodes the protein MTPDDTQHFEELAARALTSYEDRPDAVSVARLVDDLITAGQTLHATVTALPADQRTERVGAALVEWTYFIDVGPLGGDTDHANWNHARNLARIARVLAAALAMRRSSGVR
- a CDS encoding helix-turn-helix transcriptional regulator, encoding MSTDATPDPYREQLAFGQRLQILRNRRGLTRDQLGGLVGRSGSWVKALETGRLKTPALPIILRVAEVLRVGNLSDLTGDQSIHIALFTGPGHPRFAAVREALNTLQLGGTREAPSTEHLSARLSRAWQARHSAPNHRDVIGSLLPDLIQDAQATVRAADTVADRKAAQASLAQVYFLAQFFCAYQPDAPLVWRVAERGMMAAQDSEDPHAIGLAAWLTTQAHRESTHLDAADAVTLETLRYLTPLLPDAGADVRAVAGALTVEAGLTAARRGETGTAWRYWDSARALAESLPFDYFHPVTSFSRSVIGAHAVTVAVELHAGGESARQAARAEAETIPSRPRRARHRIEQARAYHLDGQPDVALATLAQAHEAAPETIQYNGHARRIILEEAEAKSPQRRRRASELAVRLGVLTA
- the sph gene encoding sphingomyelin phosphodiesterase codes for the protein MLQISPRSRRAVATAVAAVAAGALAVTTAPAATAAESAATPRLDVLTYNVFLMSKNLYPNWGQDHRAAEIPKASFYQGHDVVVLQEAFDNGASDALKANSAARYPYQTPVVGRSKSGWDATGGAYSATTPEDGGVTILSKWPIVRKEQVVYKDACGADWWSNKGFAYAVLNVNGARVHVIGTHAQSTDPGCGAGEAAQMRSRQFKNIDAFLDGKNIPANEQVIVAGDMNVDSHTPEYNSMLADADLAGADSRTGHPYSFDTAQNSIANYRYPTDPREDLDYVLYRKGNARPAAWENNVVKEQSAPWTVSSWGTSYTYTNLSDHYPTIGR
- a CDS encoding oxygenase MpaB family protein encodes the protein MKQTDPASPIGPTAARRPDPEPPAPGGVLWTIAGDVRALLMLPAAFMMQVAHPAIGAGVDQYSVFRTDPWGRGERSLRSVQLWVYGGDEAAAEGRRVRRLHKEIQGTDTRGRRYHSLDPACYSWVHATGFPVYLYAGRYLLRRFTPAQERQLYREWLQVGRILGIHDRDMPRTIEEYWVYYRRMLAEEIESTPVARELVATDVPLPRPEGGSPAVRLLLRLTWPLLRTVFLRFRAFVTAGYMPPEARAAVGLEWTPAQERRLRRFSTAVRILVPLLPERLRYLPIAREARARRRAGAH
- a CDS encoding M1 family metallopeptidase, whose translation is MHRKVIAPSVLAASLLLVIPASAASSVPGAAGIGDTYYPASGNGGYDISHYDLRLQYQPKTDLLEGTATLLATARQDLSRFNLDFGLKVSEIRVNGVKAKFATSGTQELEVTPAQPLQRNKQASVVVKYAGKPSEFKVDGWSAWQRTPDGGVAAQEPDSAIWWFPSNDHPLDKATFDVSVNVPDGTQAISNGVLQSQTSKLGWTRYNWRSNKPQATYLATLAIGKFDITTDKTSSGLPILNAYSKDLGDNDGAARASVERTGEVAEWLEGVFGPYPFNALGGYVPNVPSGFALETQTRPFYSPRQFANGSNVSVVVHELAHQWYGDSVSVDNWKDIWVNEGFARYSQWLWSEKEGEGTAQELAEWTYASRAAEDPFWQVKPGDPGAENQFHGAVYDRGAIAIQALRNEIGDEKFFQILKGWPTERAYGNAKVGDFVRYAEKISKKPLAQLFETWLYTPGKPAFAPPAAASPSARSLKAPAVEPVEPKSWKKIAATNSIHDH